A genomic window from Flavobacterium johnsoniae includes:
- the lipA gene encoding lipoyl synthase — translation METVAENIQTTKPKWLKVKLPIGQKYTELRGLVDKYSLNTICTSGSCPNMGECWGEGTATFMILGNVCTRSCGFCGVKTGRPETVDWDEPEKVARSIKIMNIKHAVVTSVDRDDLKDGGSIIWMETVRAIRRMNPQTTLETLIPDFQGMERNLDRIVEANPEVVSHNMETVRRLTREVRIQAKYDRSLEVLRYLKEKGINRTKSGIMLGLGETEEEVFQTMTDLRNANVDVVTIGQYLQPSKKHLPVKEFITPEQFARYEQFGLELGFRHVESGPLVRSSYKAQKHIL, via the coding sequence ATGGAAACAGTCGCTGAAAATATACAGACCACAAAACCTAAGTGGTTAAAAGTAAAATTACCCATCGGACAAAAATATACTGAACTTAGAGGTTTAGTTGATAAATACAGTTTAAATACCATTTGTACTTCAGGAAGCTGCCCAAATATGGGAGAATGCTGGGGAGAAGGAACAGCGACTTTCATGATTTTAGGAAATGTTTGTACTCGCTCGTGCGGGTTCTGCGGCGTAAAAACAGGCAGACCTGAAACGGTAGATTGGGACGAACCTGAAAAAGTAGCGCGTTCTATCAAAATAATGAACATTAAACACGCTGTTGTTACAAGTGTAGACAGAGATGACTTGAAAGATGGAGGTTCTATTATTTGGATGGAAACCGTTAGAGCTATTCGTAGAATGAATCCGCAAACTACTCTTGAAACTTTAATTCCTGATTTTCAAGGAATGGAAAGGAATCTAGATCGTATTGTTGAAGCTAATCCTGAAGTGGTTTCTCATAATATGGAAACGGTACGTCGTTTAACTCGTGAAGTTCGTATTCAAGCAAAATATGACAGAAGTTTAGAAGTGTTGCGTTATTTAAAAGAAAAAGGCATCAACAGAACTAAATCTGGAATTATGCTTGGTCTTGGAGAAACTGAAGAAGAAGTTTTTCAGACCATGACCGATTTAAGAAATGCAAATGTTGATGTTGTTACTATTGGACAATACTTACAGCCAAGTAAAAAACATCTTCCTGTAAAAGAATTTATTACGCCTGAACAATTTGCTCGATACGAACAATTTGGCCTTGAGTTAGGTTTCAGACATGTTGAAAGCGGACCTCTTGTTCGTTCTTCATATAAAGCACAAAAACACATTTTATAA